One stretch of Tepidibacter hydrothermalis DNA includes these proteins:
- the grdH gene encoding betaine reductase selenoprotein B: protein MKKAILYVNQFFGQVGGEDKADFVPEIREGLVGPAMELNKQLDAEVTHTIICGDNFMGSNEEEAVKMILGFLEGKEFDIFVAGPAFQAGRYGNACGVIAKIVKEKFNVPVISSMHIENPGVEMFKKDVVIFPGGKSAAAMRKDIKKIATYGNKILNGEKLGTAEEEGYFVRGIRHQTWLEDAKPASERVVEMLLKKINGEEFVTELPIPKLDRVEIAAPLKDLSKATIAYATTGGIVPVDNPDRIQSASATRWGRYSIEGMDRLESGVFKTIHAGFDPAAADADPNVIVPIDSLREYEKQGVIGKLHEYFYTTVGTGTTQAEAARMGKEMVEYFKKEGVDAVVLSSTUGTCTRCGATIVKEIERAGFPIVQMANLIPVAKTVGANKMVPTISIPYPLGDPSTTKEEQWKLRHHRVGVALEALTDDAKDQTVYKVKI, encoded by the coding sequence ATGAAAAAAGCAATACTTTACGTAAACCAATTTTTCGGACAAGTTGGTGGAGAAGATAAGGCTGATTTTGTTCCTGAGATTAGAGAGGGCTTAGTAGGACCTGCTATGGAACTTAATAAGCAGTTAGATGCAGAGGTTACTCACACAATTATATGTGGAGACAACTTCATGGGTTCTAATGAAGAAGAAGCAGTAAAAATGATTTTAGGATTCTTAGAAGGTAAAGAATTTGATATATTTGTAGCTGGACCTGCATTCCAAGCTGGTAGATACGGAAATGCTTGTGGAGTTATAGCTAAAATAGTAAAAGAGAAATTCAATGTTCCAGTTATATCATCTATGCATATAGAGAATCCTGGAGTTGAAATGTTTAAGAAAGATGTAGTAATTTTCCCAGGTGGAAAAAGTGCTGCAGCTATGAGAAAAGATATAAAGAAAATAGCAACATACGGAAACAAGATATTAAATGGAGAAAAATTAGGAACAGCTGAAGAAGAAGGATACTTCGTAAGAGGAATAAGACATCAAACTTGGTTAGAAGATGCAAAGCCAGCTTCTGAGCGTGTTGTTGAAATGCTTCTTAAAAAGATAAACGGAGAAGAATTCGTAACTGAGCTTCCTATTCCTAAATTAGATAGAGTAGAAATAGCTGCTCCTTTAAAGGATTTATCAAAAGCTACTATAGCTTATGCAACTACTGGTGGTATAGTGCCAGTTGATAATCCAGATAGAATACAGTCTGCATCTGCAACAAGATGGGGTAGATACAGCATAGAAGGAATGGATAGATTAGAAAGTGGAGTATTCAAAACAATACATGCAGGATTTGACCCAGCAGCTGCTGATGCTGATCCTAATGTTATAGTTCCAATAGATTCTTTAAGAGAATATGAAAAGCAAGGTGTAATAGGAAAACTTCATGAGTATTTCTATACAACAGTTGGAACAGGAACTACTCAAGCAGAAGCTGCTAGAATGGGTAAAGAAATGGTTGAATACTTCAAAAAAGAAGGCGTAGACGCAGTTGTATTATCTTCTACGTGAGGTACTTGTACTCGTTGCGGTGCAACGATAGTAAAAGAAATTGAAAGAGCTGGATTCCCTATAGTTCAAATGGCTAACTTAATACCAGTTGCTAAGACTGTAGGAGCTAACAAGATGGTTCCAACTATATCAATACCATATCCATTAGGAGATCCATCTACTACTAAAGAAGAGCAATGGAAATTAAGACATCATAGAGTTGGAGTAGCTCTTGAGGCTTTAACTGATGATGCTAAGGATCAAACAGTTTATAAGGTTAAAATATAA
- the trxB gene encoding thioredoxin-disulfide reductase, which yields MSMVYDLIVIGAGPGGLSAGLYGARAKMNTLIIEKDRTGGQIATTDEVANYPGSIQNATGPSLIARMVEQCDEFGAKRVKDTIEEVEFDGKIKVLKGKKEEYKAKAVVIATGATPRKLNIPGEKELTGKGVTYCATCDGAFFTDLEVFVVGGGDSACEEAMFLTKFARKVTILSRDPHLTAAKSIQAKVLSHDKIEVKWNVEITELKGDGILESMTLRNLETGEVTEHEADEEDGTFGVFIFIGFAPQTKLFDGKIELDRGYIPTTSNMETNVEGVYAAGDCRVKVLRQVVTACGDGATATVMAEKYIENNFDEE from the coding sequence ATGTCTATGGTATATGATTTAATAGTAATAGGAGCTGGACCAGGAGGGTTATCAGCAGGATTATACGGAGCTAGAGCAAAAATGAATACTCTTATAATAGAAAAGGATAGAACTGGTGGACAAATAGCTACTACTGATGAGGTTGCTAACTACCCAGGATCTATACAAAATGCTACTGGACCAAGCTTAATAGCTAGAATGGTAGAGCAATGTGATGAGTTCGGAGCTAAGAGAGTAAAAGATACTATCGAAGAAGTAGAATTCGATGGAAAAATAAAAGTTTTAAAAGGAAAGAAAGAAGAATACAAGGCAAAAGCTGTAGTTATAGCAACTGGAGCTACTCCAAGAAAACTTAACATACCTGGAGAAAAAGAGTTAACAGGAAAAGGAGTTACTTACTGTGCAACTTGTGATGGAGCATTCTTTACTGACTTAGAAGTATTCGTAGTTGGTGGAGGAGATTCAGCTTGTGAAGAAGCTATGTTCTTAACTAAGTTTGCAAGAAAAGTAACTATATTATCAAGAGATCCTCATCTTACAGCTGCAAAATCTATCCAAGCTAAGGTATTAAGCCATGATAAGATAGAAGTTAAGTGGAATGTAGAGATAACTGAGTTAAAAGGTGATGGAATATTAGAATCTATGACTCTTAGAAACTTAGAAACTGGTGAAGTTACTGAGCATGAAGCTGACGAAGAAGATGGAACTTTCGGAGTATTCATATTCATAGGATTCGCACCTCAAACTAAGTTATTCGATGGAAAAATAGAATTAGATCGTGGATATATACCAACTACTTCAAACATGGAAACTAATGTTGAGGGAGTTTATGCAGCAGGAGATTGTAGAGTTAAAGTGTTAAGACAAGTAGTTACTGCTTGTGGAGATGGAGCAACTGCTACAGTAATGGCTGAGAAGTATATCGAAAATAACTTTGACGAAGAATAA
- a CDS encoding glycine betaine uptake BCCT transporter yields the protein MTNKTNKNNNSVFYVSVAIVALIVGWALLANESFGNAANGLYVFLRDTFGWMYLLAMFVFVLVSVLLACSRYGNVKLGPDDSTPDYSYVSWFAMLFSAGMGIGLVFWGVAEPLNYFVAPPFGLAEPGTAAAAELAIKKSFFHWGFHPWAGYSVLALALAYFQFRKNAPGLISSIFIPLFGEERVNGPLGKFIDILAIFATVAGVATSLGLGTLQINSGLNYLFGIPMNNMSKIIIIVIVTILFMLSAVTGLDKGIKFLSNLNLGIAFTLMMLTLLIGPTIKIINAFTGGIGQYLGDFVNDSLYISAFGDNSWLGGWTLFYWAWWIAWAPFVATFIARISRGRTIREFVIGVLLVPSLGSFIWFAVFGTAGLDLGIDVAKEAIQVTETALFVVMSHYPLGNIISLVAVILLCTFFVTSADSATFVLGMMSSNGDLNPSTKRKVVWGVIQSAMAFSLLLGGGLSQLQTASIAAAFPFAIIMLMSCVSLFKVLREEDLDAVNESYKKQKKIIKE from the coding sequence TTGACTAATAAGACTAATAAAAATAATAATTCAGTATTTTATGTATCAGTGGCAATAGTTGCTTTAATAGTTGGCTGGGCACTTTTAGCCAATGAAAGCTTTGGAAATGCAGCTAATGGACTGTATGTATTTTTAAGAGATACTTTTGGTTGGATGTATCTTTTGGCAATGTTTGTGTTTGTTTTGGTATCAGTACTACTAGCTTGTAGTAGATACGGAAATGTAAAACTTGGACCAGATGATTCAACACCAGATTATTCTTATGTTTCATGGTTTGCTATGTTATTTAGTGCAGGAATGGGTATTGGACTTGTATTCTGGGGCGTTGCAGAGCCTCTTAATTACTTTGTAGCCCCTCCTTTTGGACTTGCAGAACCTGGAACTGCAGCTGCGGCTGAGCTTGCTATTAAAAAATCATTCTTTCACTGGGGATTCCACCCATGGGCAGGATATAGTGTACTTGCACTAGCTCTTGCATATTTCCAATTTAGAAAAAATGCACCAGGTCTTATAAGTAGTATATTTATACCTTTATTTGGAGAAGAAAGAGTAAATGGACCTTTAGGTAAATTTATAGATATACTTGCAATATTTGCAACTGTTGCAGGAGTTGCAACATCTTTAGGACTTGGAACACTTCAAATAAACAGTGGACTTAATTATTTATTCGGAATTCCAATGAATAATATGTCTAAGATAATAATAATAGTTATAGTTACTATATTGTTCATGTTATCAGCAGTTACAGGACTTGACAAAGGAATCAAGTTCTTATCAAATCTTAACTTAGGAATAGCATTCACATTAATGATGCTTACATTACTAATAGGACCAACTATAAAGATAATAAATGCTTTTACAGGTGGGATTGGACAATATTTAGGAGATTTTGTAAACGATAGTTTATATATAAGTGCATTTGGAGATAACTCTTGGCTTGGTGGATGGACATTATTCTATTGGGCTTGGTGGATAGCTTGGGCACCATTTGTTGCAACATTTATAGCTCGTATATCAAGAGGAAGAACTATAAGAGAGTTTGTTATAGGAGTTTTACTTGTACCATCTCTTGGAAGTTTTATATGGTTTGCAGTATTTGGAACAGCAGGACTTGATTTAGGTATTGATGTTGCTAAGGAAGCTATACAAGTTACAGAAACTGCATTATTTGTAGTTATGAGTCACTATCCACTTGGAAATATTATATCTTTAGTTGCAGTTATACTACTTTGTACATTCTTCGTTACATCAGCAGACTCTGCTACATTCGTTTTAGGTATGATGTCTTCTAACGGAGATTTAAACCCATCAACTAAGAGAAAGGTAGTTTGGGGAGTTATACAATCTGCTATGGCCTTCTCACTTTTACTTGGAGGGGGATTATCTCAACTTCAAACAGCATCAATAGCAGCAGCATTCCCATTTGCCATAATAATGTTAATGAGTTGTGTATCATTATTTAAGGTTCTTAGAGAAGAGGATCTTGATGCAGTTAATGAAAGTTATAAAAAACAAAAGAAAATAATAAAAGAATAA
- the grdD gene encoding glycine/sarcosine/betaine reductase complex component C subunit alpha, with the protein MSDKNLKNIIGKAFNDIADAIESGQFGEKKRVGITLLGSEHGVDNILKGAELAQSRDNSIEVVLIGPKVDTNLKIVEANTEDEQHKVMEKLLDSKEIDSCVTMHYNFPIGVSTVGRVVTPGIGKEMIIATTTGTSSAHRVEAMVKNALYGIITAKSLGIKDPTVGILNLDGARQVEKALKELNENGYKVNFTESLRADGGAVMRGNDLLTGTPDVMVTDTLTGNLLMKVFSSFNTGGSYEAMGFGYGPGVGEGYDRTILILSRASGVPVVANAIAYAGQVAKGDIKKVSKDEFNAAKSAKLSDILSSLTKEKKKDDDEEVAAPDKEIVTGSVSGIDILDLEDAVKALWKNGVYAESGMGCTGPIVMINEAKVDTAFEILKKEGYVS; encoded by the coding sequence ATGAGTGATAAGAACTTAAAGAACATAATAGGAAAAGCATTTAATGATATTGCAGATGCTATAGAGAGTGGACAGTTTGGTGAAAAGAAAAGAGTTGGAATAACTCTTCTTGGAAGCGAACATGGAGTTGATAATATACTAAAAGGAGCAGAACTTGCTCAAAGTAGAGATAACTCAATTGAAGTAGTATTAATAGGACCTAAAGTTGATACAAACCTGAAAATAGTAGAAGCAAATACAGAAGATGAACAACACAAGGTTATGGAAAAACTTTTAGATTCTAAAGAAATAGATTCTTGTGTAACTATGCATTACAATTTCCCAATAGGAGTATCTACGGTAGGTAGAGTTGTAACTCCTGGAATAGGAAAAGAAATGATCATAGCTACTACAACAGGAACTTCATCAGCTCATAGAGTTGAAGCTATGGTAAAAAATGCTTTATACGGAATAATAACAGCAAAATCTTTAGGGATAAAGGACCCGACTGTGGGAATATTAAACCTAGATGGAGCTAGACAAGTAGAGAAAGCTTTAAAAGAATTAAATGAAAATGGATACAAGGTTAATTTCACTGAATCATTAAGAGCTGATGGTGGAGCTGTTATGAGAGGAAACGATCTATTAACAGGAACACCAGATGTAATGGTTACAGATACATTAACAGGTAACCTTCTTATGAAGGTATTCTCATCATTTAATACTGGTGGAAGCTATGAAGCTATGGGATTTGGATATGGTCCTGGAGTTGGAGAAGGATATGATAGAACTATATTAATACTTTCAAGAGCTTCTGGAGTACCAGTTGTAGCAAATGCAATAGCTTATGCAGGACAAGTTGCAAAAGGAGATATTAAAAAAGTATCTAAAGATGAGTTTAATGCAGCAAAGAGTGCAAAACTTTCAGATATATTATCTTCTTTAACTAAAGAAAAGAAGAAAGACGATGATGAAGAAGTTGCAGCACCAGATAAAGAAATAGTAACAGGTTCTGTTTCTGGTATTGATATATTAGATCTTGAAGATGCTGTTAAGGCTTTATGGAAAAATGGTGTATATGCAGAAAGTGGTATGGGATGTACTGGACCTATAGTTATGATAAATGAAGCTAAGGTTGATACTGCTTTTGAAATACTAAAAAAAGAAGGCTATGTAAGTTAA
- the grdA gene encoding glycine/sarcosine/betaine reductase complex selenoprotein A: MGFYDGKKVIVIGDRDGIPGPAMEECLKGTGAEVVFSSTECFVUTAAGAMDLENQQRVKDLTEKHGAENIVVLLGAAEAEAAGLAAETVTAGDPTFAGPLAGVELGLRAYHAVEDKFKGEVDESVYEDQIGMMEMVLEVDEIVEEMKNIRDEFCKFND; encoded by the coding sequence ATGGGATTTTATGATGGAAAAAAAGTCATCGTAATTGGTGACAGAGATGGAATACCTGGCCCTGCTATGGAAGAGTGTCTAAAAGGTACTGGAGCAGAGGTTGTATTCTCATCTACTGAGTGTTTTGTCTGAACTGCTGCAGGAGCGATGGATCTAGAGAACCAACAACGTGTTAAGGATTTAACTGAGAAGCATGGAGCTGAAAACATTGTTGTTCTTTTAGGTGCCGCTGAAGCTGAAGCTGCTGGTCTAGCAGCTGAAACAGTAACTGCAGGAGATCCAACTTTTGCAGGACCACTTGCAGGAGTAGAACTTGGACTTAGAGCGTATCACGCTGTAGAAGATAAGTTCAAAGGTGAAGTTGATGAATCTGTATACGAGGACCAAATCGGAATGATGGAAATGGTTCTTGAAGTAGATGAAATAGTAGAAGAAATGAAAAACATAAGAGACGAATTTTGTAAATTTAATGATTAA
- the grdC gene encoding glycine/sarcosine/betaine reductase complex component C subunit beta yields MSYAVVKGSGYILVHTPDMIIHNGSTQVTERIVNPESEYLKELPKHLRSFEEVVKYLPNQTYIGNMTPEDLGKIESPWFDKESDKTDRFGKFGEIMPQEEFIGLLQCVDVFDLVMLENDFAKMAKEKLENHPLIKDELVSKIKEGDELATIEKFINENHAEALYNDGKIVGCVKAAHNIDPNLNAHIIFENLVVKASGVLSMLNLLDKNNIDPQEIDYVVECSEEACGDINQRGGGNFAKSIAESTGCVNATGSDTRGFCAAPTHALIEAAALVKAGVYDNVVIVAGGATAKLGMNGKDHIKKEMPVLEDVLGGFAILVSKNDGVNPVLRTDLVGRHTVGTGSSPQAVITSLITMPLDKGNLKITDIDKYSVEMQNPDITKPAGAGDVPTSNYKMIAALGVKRKDIEKKDLMNFVKGHGMPGWAPTQGHIPSGVPYVGFARDAMLNDEINRAMVVGKGSLFLGRMTNLFDGVSIVMEKNDGKVDQEQGVSNESVKIMIAEAMREFASHLSAE; encoded by the coding sequence ATGTCTTATGCTGTAGTAAAGGGAAGTGGGTACATACTTGTACATACCCCAGATATGATAATTCACAATGGATCAACTCAAGTAACTGAAAGAATAGTTAATCCTGAATCGGAATATTTAAAAGAGTTACCAAAACATTTAAGAAGTTTTGAAGAAGTTGTCAAATATTTACCTAACCAAACGTATATAGGAAACATGACTCCAGAAGATCTAGGAAAAATCGAAAGCCCTTGGTTTGATAAGGAAAGCGATAAAACTGATAGATTTGGTAAATTTGGAGAGATAATGCCTCAAGAAGAATTTATAGGACTTTTACAATGTGTAGATGTATTTGATTTAGTAATGCTTGAAAACGATTTCGCTAAAATGGCGAAAGAAAAATTAGAAAATCATCCTTTAATCAAAGATGAATTAGTAAGCAAGATAAAAGAAGGCGATGAATTAGCTACTATAGAGAAATTTATAAATGAGAATCACGCTGAAGCTTTATATAATGATGGAAAAATAGTTGGTTGTGTAAAAGCAGCCCATAATATAGATCCTAACTTAAATGCACATATAATATTTGAAAACTTAGTAGTTAAAGCATCAGGAGTACTTTCTATGCTTAACTTATTAGATAAAAATAATATAGACCCACAAGAAATCGACTATGTTGTTGAGTGTTCAGAAGAAGCTTGTGGAGATATTAACCAAAGAGGTGGAGGAAACTTCGCAAAATCTATAGCTGAATCTACAGGATGCGTTAATGCAACAGGTTCAGATACAAGAGGATTCTGTGCAGCACCTACTCATGCTTTAATAGAAGCTGCTGCTCTTGTTAAAGCTGGAGTATATGATAATGTGGTTATAGTTGCAGGTGGAGCTACTGCTAAACTTGGAATGAATGGAAAAGACCATATTAAAAAAGAAATGCCTGTACTTGAAGATGTACTTGGTGGATTTGCAATACTTGTAAGTAAAAATGACGGAGTAAACCCAGTTTTAAGAACTGACTTAGTTGGAAGACATACAGTTGGAACAGGATCTTCTCCTCAAGCTGTAATAACTTCATTAATAACTATGCCTCTTGATAAAGGTAATTTAAAGATAACTGATATAGATAAGTATTCAGTAGAGATGCAAAATCCAGATATAACTAAGCCAGCAGGAGCAGGAGATGTTCCAACATCTAACTATAAGATGATAGCTGCTTTAGGAGTTAAGAGAAAAGATATTGAAAAGAAAGATCTTATGAACTTTGTTAAAGGTCATGGAATGCCAGGTTGGGCTCCAACTCAAGGACATATACCATCTGGAGTACCATATGTAGGTTTTGCAAGAGATGCTATGTTAAATGATGAAATAAACAGAGCCATGGTAGTTGGAAAAGGAAGTTTATTCCTTGGACGTATGACTAACTTATTTGATGGAGTATCAATAGTTATGGAAAAGAACGATGGTAAAGTAGATCAAGAACAAGGTGTTTCTAACGAAAGCGTTAAAATAATGATAGCTGAGGCCATGAGAGAATTTGCATCACATTTATCAGCTGAATAG
- a CDS encoding zinc dependent phospholipase C family protein gives MNLLEKYYGKVLNTSFKVMNPFKKMIINTHCKVHIFINMHALHILKVNHYSKEHKFFSKHIKTINEGSVWADQDFKSNGHFYHPYKKKGIYGGNNALSLAKNYYNKSVYFWNINNVDKSMFYLGACMHIVQDMTIPQHANIKLLDNHRQFETFVKKHHDSIKEFTCNKKPIVLSSIDKFVRYNARFSLKINIKFKNVINTKERFYKISKSVLPLAQRTTAGCMVYFYSNVVKKINPD, from the coding sequence TTGAATTTATTAGAAAAATATTATGGAAAAGTTCTAAATACTTCTTTTAAGGTTATGAATCCTTTTAAAAAAATGATAATAAATACTCACTGTAAGGTTCATATATTTATAAATATGCATGCATTACATATATTAAAAGTAAATCATTATTCAAAAGAACATAAATTTTTTTCAAAACATATAAAGACCATAAACGAAGGATCTGTTTGGGCAGATCAAGATTTTAAAAGCAACGGCCATTTTTATCATCCTTATAAAAAAAAGGGCATTTATGGTGGAAATAATGCTTTAAGTCTTGCAAAAAATTATTATAATAAATCTGTGTACTTTTGGAATATTAATAATGTAGACAAATCTATGTTTTATTTGGGTGCGTGTATGCATATAGTTCAAGATATGACTATACCTCAGCATGCTAATATAAAACTTTTAGACAATCATAGGCAGTTTGAAACATTCGTAAAAAAACATCACGATTCCATAAAAGAATTCACCTGCAATAAAAAACCTATAGTATTGAGTTCTATAGATAAATTTGTAAGATACAATGCCAGATTCTCTTTAAAAATAAATATAAAATTCAAAAATGTTATAAATACAAAAGAGAGGTTTTATAAAATATCCAAAAGTGTTCTTCCACTAGCTCAAAGAACTACAGCTGGATGCATGGTATATTTTTATAGTAATGTTGTTAAAAAAATAAACCCTGATTAA
- the trxA gene encoding thioredoxin TrxA: MLALDKKTFEEEVLNSTGCMLVDFWSESCEPCKALMPTVVELSEKYGDQLKFAKLDTSKARRVAIKQKVLGLPTIAIYKDGEKVEELTKDDATAENIEEMIKKYL, translated from the coding sequence GTGTTAGCTTTAGATAAAAAAACATTTGAAGAAGAAGTTTTAAATAGCACAGGATGTATGTTAGTAGACTTTTGGAGCGAAAGCTGCGAGCCTTGTAAAGCTCTTATGCCAACTGTTGTTGAGTTATCAGAAAAATATGGAGATCAATTAAAATTTGCTAAGCTTGATACTTCAAAGGCTAGAAGAGTTGCTATAAAACAAAAAGTTTTAGGTCTTCCTACTATAGCTATCTATAAAGATGGAGAAAAAGTTGAAGAGTTAACTAAGGATGATGCAACAGCTGAAAATATAGAAGAAATGATTAAGAAGTATTTATAA
- a CDS encoding nicotinate phosphoribosyltransferase, translated as MRNLTLLTDLYQLTMMNGYFNKNVHEDIVVFDMFFRKNPCNGGYTIVCGIQQLVDYINNLKFEENDLEYLKNLNLFSDDFLELLRNFKFTGDIFSVEEGSVMFPNEPIIRIKAPLYQAQLIETTLLNIINFQSLIATKASRVCFAAKGDSVLEFGLRRAQGPDAGLYGARAAIIGGCSGTANVLAGQMFDVPVIGTHAHSWVQKFDSEIESFRAYSSVYPQKALLLVDTYNVLNSGIPNAIKVFKELKEQGHEPIGIRLDSGDLEYLSKQAKKMLDEAGFENLSIVASNDLDEYKITHLKNSGAKINSWGVGTKLITSSDCPSLGGVYKLCASDDGNGVVPKIKISEDPEKINNPGYKKIVRIYNKSKKAEADLILLDEENIDTNQPLTIFHPIHTWKKKTFKNYSIKELLKPLFLNGECVHKPKSVMEIRQFTKQELNTLWKQYRRIECPEVYKVDLSSELWNLKTEMIKEKKKDSL; from the coding sequence ATGAGAAATTTAACTTTACTTACTGACCTATATCAATTGACTATGATGAATGGCTATTTTAATAAAAATGTCCACGAAGATATAGTTGTGTTCGATATGTTTTTTAGAAAAAATCCTTGTAATGGAGGTTATACTATAGTTTGTGGTATACAGCAACTAGTTGATTACATAAACAACTTAAAATTTGAGGAAAACGATTTAGAGTATCTAAAAAATCTTAATTTATTCTCAGATGATTTCTTAGAATTACTTAGAAACTTTAAATTTACAGGAGATATATTCTCAGTTGAAGAAGGATCAGTAATGTTCCCTAACGAACCTATAATAAGAATAAAAGCTCCTTTATATCAAGCTCAACTTATAGAAACTACACTTCTTAATATAATTAATTTTCAATCATTGATAGCTACAAAAGCATCTCGTGTTTGCTTTGCAGCTAAAGGAGACTCAGTACTTGAATTTGGTCTAAGACGTGCTCAAGGACCTGATGCAGGTCTTTATGGTGCTAGAGCTGCTATTATAGGCGGGTGTTCTGGTACTGCAAATGTACTTGCTGGTCAAATGTTTGATGTGCCTGTTATAGGTACTCATGCTCACAGCTGGGTTCAAAAATTTGATTCTGAAATAGAGAGTTTTAGAGCATACTCTAGCGTATATCCACAAAAAGCTCTTTTATTAGTAGATACTTATAATGTTTTAAATAGCGGAATACCTAATGCTATTAAAGTTTTTAAAGAACTTAAAGAGCAAGGTCATGAGCCTATTGGAATAAGACTTGACTCAGGAGATCTTGAGTATTTATCAAAACAAGCTAAGAAAATGCTTGATGAAGCTGGATTTGAAAATTTATCAATAGTTGCTTCAAATGACTTAGATGAATATAAAATAACTCATCTTAAAAATTCAGGAGCTAAGATAAATAGTTGGGGAGTTGGAACAAAACTTATAACATCTAGTGATTGCCCTTCTCTTGGAGGAGTTTATAAGCTTTGTGCTTCTGATGATGGAAACGGAGTAGTCCCTAAAATAAAAATATCTGAAGATCCAGAGAAAATAAATAATCCAGGTTATAAAAAAATAGTTAGAATATATAATAAATCAAAAAAAGCAGAAGCAGACCTTATTTTATTGGATGAAGAAAATATAGATACAAATCAGCCTCTTACGATATTTCATCCTATCCATACTTGGAAAAAGAAAACGTTTAAAAATTACTCTATAAAAGAATTATTAAAACCTTTATTTTTAAATGGAGAATGTGTTCATAAACCAAAGAGTGTTATGGAAATAAGACAATTCACAAAGCAAGAATTAAATACGTTATGGAAACAATATAGAAGAATAGAGTGTCCTGAAGTATATAAAGTAGACTTATCATCAGAGCTTTGGAACCTTAAAACTGAAATGATAAAAGAAAAGAAAAAAGATAGCTTGTAA
- a CDS encoding NAD(P)/FAD-dependent oxidoreductase — translation MSDVYDLIVIGAGPGGLSAGLYGARAKMNTLIIEKDRAGGQIFTTNEVANYPGSIRNASGPSLIARMEEQCEEFGAKRVKDTIEEVKFDDKIKVLKGKKEEYRAKTVVIATGASPRMLNVPGEKELKGKGVSYCATADGESFTDLEVFVVGGGNSACEEAMFLTQFAKKVTILSRSNHLTAAKSVQAKVLGHDKVEVKWNMEITELKGDGKLEAMTLRNLETGEITEFEANKEDGTFGVFIFVGFAPQTKLFDGKIELERGYISTSENMETNVEGIYAAGDCRVKVLRQVVSACGDGAVATVMAEKYIENNFDKECSLV, via the coding sequence ATGTCAGATGTATATGACTTAATAGTAATAGGAGCTGGACCAGGGGGGTTATCGGCAGGATTATATGGAGCTAGAGCAAAAATGAATACTCTTATAATAGAAAAAGATAGAGCTGGGGGACAAATATTTACTACTAATGAAGTTGCTAATTATCCAGGATCTATACGAAATGCTAGTGGACCAAGCTTAATAGCTAGAATGGAAGAACAATGTGAAGAATTTGGAGCTAAAAGAGTAAAAGATACCATTGAAGAAGTTAAATTCGATGATAAAATAAAAGTTTTAAAAGGTAAAAAAGAAGAATATAGAGCAAAAACTGTAGTTATAGCAACTGGAGCTAGCCCAAGAATGCTTAATGTACCTGGGGAAAAAGAGTTAAAAGGAAAAGGAGTTAGTTATTGTGCTACTGCTGATGGAGAATCATTTACTGACTTAGAGGTATTCGTAGTTGGTGGAGGAAATTCTGCTTGTGAGGAAGCAATGTTTTTAACTCAATTTGCAAAAAAAGTAACTATATTATCAAGATCTAATCATCTTACAGCGGCAAAATCTGTACAAGCTAAAGTGTTAGGTCATGATAAGGTAGAAGTTAAGTGGAATATGGAAATAACAGAATTAAAAGGTGATGGAAAATTAGAGGCTATGACTCTTAGAAATTTAGAAACAGGTGAAATTACTGAATTTGAAGCTAATAAAGAAGATGGAACTTTTGGAGTATTCATATTTGTAGGATTTGCTCCTCAAACTAAATTATTTGATGGAAAAATAGAGCTAGAGCGTGGATACATATCAACTAGTGAAAATATGGAGACTAATGTTGAAGGAATATATGCAGCAGGAGATTGCAGAGTTAAGGTTTTAAGACAAGTAGTTAGTGCTTGTGGAGATGGTGCAGTTGCTACAGTAATGGCTGAAAAGTATATCGAAAATAATTTTGACAAAGAATGTAGTTTGGTTTAA